A single window of Flavobacteriales bacterium DNA harbors:
- a CDS encoding 2,3-bisphosphoglycerate-independent phosphoglycerate mutase (catalyzes the interconversion of 2-phosphoglycerate and 3-phosphoglycerate), whose product NAEYSVNADGSPNTAHTTNLVPVFMIDDNHAVIEDGKLGDLAPSLLTLMGLDIPEEMTGNVIVN is encoded by the coding sequence GAAATGCTGAATATTCAGTTAATGCAGATGGTTCACCTAACACAGCGCATACGACCAACTTGGTTCCTGTATTTATGATTGACGACAACCACGCTGTAATTGAAGATGGGAAACTAGGTGATCTTGCTCCTTCTTTACTTACACTAATGGGACTAGATATTCCAGAAGAAATGACCGGCAATGTCATTGTAAAT